The region TAAAGGCTTTATCGTTGACGATTGCGTCATCTACAGCGGTGCCAGCCTGAACAACGTGTACCTGCACAAGTTCGACAAATACCGTTTCGACCGCTACCACGTGCTGCAAAACAAGGCGCTGGCGGATTCGATGCAGGGTTTCATCCAGGAAAACCTGCTCGCCACCAAGGCTGTGCACCGCCTTGATCTGCCTTCGCTGCCCAGCACCCGCAGCTTGCGCAGTGCCATCGGCGATTTGCGCAGCCGCCTGAAAAAAGCCAGCTATGACACCCACGGCGGTACGGTTGGGCACTTTGGCCTGTCAGTCAGCCCGCTGTTGGGCGTGGGCAAGAACAACCCGCTGAGCCGGGTGATTTGTGAGCTGATTGCCAGTGCCCAGCAACAACTGACCATTTGCACGCCGTACTTCAACCTGCCGTTACCGGTGACCCGTGAGATCAATCGGGCCCTGGAACGCGGGGTGAAAATCGATATCGTGGTCGGTGACAAGACGGCCAATGACTTCTACATCCCGCCGAGCGAACCCTTCAAAGTGATCGCGGCGTTGCCGTATCTGTATGAGCTGAGCTTGCGCCGTTTTGCCAAACGTCATCAGCGCATGATCGACAGCGGTTTGCTGAACCTGCACCTGTGGCGTGACGGCGACAACACCTATCACCTTAAAGGTATGTGGGTGGATGATCGCTACACGTTATTGACCGGCAACAACCTGAATCCGCGGGCCTTCCGGCTTGATCTGGAAAACGGTCTGTTGATCGATGACCCGCGGCGTGAACTGCTGGAGCCGCGGAGCAAGGAGCTGGAGGCCATTTTTGTCCATACCCAGCGCATCAGCAGTTTCAAGGATCTGGAAACACTGGTCGACTATCCGCCAGCAGTGGCCAGGTTCTTGCGACGGGTCAGCCGGGTTCGCATCGAGCGACTGTTGTACCGGATCCTCTGATCTGCCTGTTTCAGGACGCCCTCCATTGCAACACCGGGCTGAGGCAATTTGTCGCAGCGGCGCTGTGTCGCCCGGTTTTACTGGCTGACCGCCTATAAGCGCACTGGTTTGGGGCGCACTCGCCGTGCGCACACGGGGGGAGAGTGGTAAATTCAGCGCCCATGAAACGCGTGACCCCACAGCAATCGTGCGTTCTTGAAATGGCCAGCCATTGATCAAGACACGTACACACCTGCCACACAGTGCGCAGGGCAAA is a window of Pseudomonas taetrolens DNA encoding:
- the pssA gene encoding CDP-diacylglycerol--serine O-phosphatidyltransferase; this translates as MPSFFKRSLLPKLRSFPLSADAFGILSGAAEFRRCLLEKIAGARHRITLVALYLQQDEAGQEILDALHAAKAARPELEIVVLVDWLRAQRGLIGAGKQPGNAAWYQAQTAAHDTEVPIYGVPVQTRELFGVLHLKGFIVDDCVIYSGASLNNVYLHKFDKYRFDRYHVLQNKALADSMQGFIQENLLATKAVHRLDLPSLPSTRSLRSAIGDLRSRLKKASYDTHGGTVGHFGLSVSPLLGVGKNNPLSRVICELIASAQQQLTICTPYFNLPLPVTREINRALERGVKIDIVVGDKTANDFYIPPSEPFKVIAALPYLYELSLRRFAKRHQRMIDSGLLNLHLWRDGDNTYHLKGMWVDDRYTLLTGNNLNPRAFRLDLENGLLIDDPRRELLEPRSKELEAIFVHTQRISSFKDLETLVDYPPAVARFLRRVSRVRIERLLYRIL